A single window of Methylocella tundrae DNA harbors:
- a CDS encoding cell division protein ZapA produces the protein MAQVAMTIAGRVYRVACDEGEEAHLDELAKKVDGQISVMREKFGEMGDQRLTVMAAVTIADELFESNRRVGELEAELSQLKDHVAGALSGREAWIDGVALSLDETASRIEALAQELNGAVRGED, from the coding sequence ATGGCGCAAGTTGCCATGACGATCGCCGGAAGGGTCTACCGGGTCGCTTGTGACGAGGGCGAGGAAGCCCATCTCGACGAGCTTGCGAAAAAGGTCGATGGCCAGATTTCGGTCATGCGGGAAAAATTCGGTGAAATGGGCGATCAGCGACTCACCGTCATGGCAGCGGTGACGATCGCCGATGAACTTTTCGAATCAAACCGCCGCGTCGGCGAACTCGAAGCCGAGCTTTCGCAGCTGAAGGATCATGTCGCAGGCGCGCTCAGCGGGCGCGAGGCCTGGATCGACGGCGTCGCGCTCTCGCTCGACGAAACGGCCTCGCGGATCGAGGCGCTGGCGCAGGAACTCAATGGCGCCGTTCGCGGCGAAGACTGA
- a CDS encoding TIGR00282 family metallophosphoesterase, whose product MRLLFIGDVVGRAGRIAVVDQLPKLRLAWGLDFVVVNGENAAGGFGVTESICDQFLSAGADCVTLGNHSFDQREALVFIARQPRLIRPVNYPRGTPGKGANLFETATGERVLVVNILGRVFMDPLDDPFAAIERELEACPLGVGCDAAIVDFHGEASSEKQAFGHFVDGRVSLVVGTHTHVPTADYQILRQRTAYMTDAGMTGDYDSVIGMDKEEPLRRFTTKIPASRFEPASGPATLCGVAVELDARGLAAKIAPVRIGGRLTEARPDFW is encoded by the coding sequence ATGCGTCTTCTCTTCATTGGCGACGTCGTTGGCCGCGCCGGACGCATCGCTGTTGTCGATCAATTGCCGAAACTGCGGCTCGCCTGGGGCCTCGATTTCGTTGTCGTCAATGGCGAGAACGCCGCCGGCGGCTTTGGCGTCACAGAGTCGATCTGCGACCAGTTTTTGAGCGCCGGCGCCGATTGCGTGACGCTTGGCAATCATTCCTTCGACCAGCGCGAGGCGCTCGTCTTCATCGCCCGTCAGCCTCGCCTGATCCGGCCGGTCAATTATCCGCGCGGAACGCCGGGCAAGGGCGCCAATCTGTTTGAAACGGCCACGGGCGAGCGCGTGCTTGTCGTCAATATTTTAGGCCGCGTTTTCATGGACCCGCTCGATGATCCCTTCGCGGCCATCGAGCGCGAACTTGAAGCCTGTCCCCTTGGCGTTGGCTGCGACGCCGCGATTGTCGATTTTCATGGCGAGGCCTCGAGCGAGAAACAGGCCTTCGGCCATTTCGTGGACGGCCGCGTCTCGCTGGTCGTCGGCACGCACACGCATGTGCCGACCGCCGATTACCAGATCCTGCGCCAGCGCACGGCCTATATGACCGACGCCGGAATGACGGGCGATTATGATTCCGTCATCGGCATGGACAAGGAGGAGCCGCTGCGCCGCTTCACGACCAAGATCCCGGCCTCGCGCTTCGAGCCCGCCTCCGGCCCTGCGACCCTCTGCGGCGTCGCGGTCGAACTCGACGCGCGTGGTCTCGCGGCGAAGATCGCGCCGGTCCGCATCGGCGGCC
- a CDS encoding 5-formyltetrahydrofolate cyclo-ligase, which yields MQPPHPKAVLRSEALARRRASRSVDPVAFAEHLASAGSSLVAELRPGIVSAYFSLRDEASTMPLLETLSASGVLTALPITGPRGTPLVFRLWRPGDALVEGKMGISEPSPAAAEVAPDLLFVPLAAFDRTGHRIGYGAGYYDRTLAALRARKKIFAVGVAYASQETQKIPHEDHDQRLDFVLTEEGLIDCRSVLPFP from the coding sequence ATGCAGCCCCCCCATCCGAAAGCCGTTCTGCGCTCCGAGGCTCTGGCGCGCCGGCGCGCGTCCCGCAGCGTCGATCCCGTCGCATTCGCCGAGCATCTCGCCTCCGCGGGCTCGTCGCTGGTCGCCGAACTGCGCCCTGGCATCGTCTCGGCCTATTTCTCCCTGCGTGATGAGGCCTCCACCATGCCTCTTTTGGAAACGCTCTCGGCGTCCGGGGTTTTGACGGCCCTGCCGATTACGGGGCCGCGCGGCACGCCGCTCGTTTTCCGGCTGTGGCGTCCGGGCGATGCGCTGGTGGAAGGCAAAATGGGCATTTCCGAGCCGTCTCCCGCGGCGGCGGAAGTCGCGCCCGATCTCCTGTTCGTGCCTCTCGCGGCCTTTGACCGGACAGGGCACAGGATCGGCTATGGCGCCGGATACTACGACCGCACGCTGGCCGCTCTGCGCGCGCGGAAAAAGATCTTCGCGGTCGGGGTCGCCTACGCCAGCCAGGAAACGCAAAAAATCCCGCATGAAGATCATGACCAGCGGCTCGACTTTGTGCTAACCGAAGAGGGATTGATCGACTGCCGCAGCGTTCTGCCGTTCCCCTGA
- a CDS encoding phosphoglycerate kinase: protein MTRSGSSSPFPTLDDAVLASKRVLVRVDLNVPMENGRITDLTRIDRVLSNIREISEKGGKVIILSHLGRPKDGPEAETSLKSVAVALEHELRHMVFFASDCVGPVAKSAVAALRNGDILLLENTRFHAGETKNDPAFVEQLAELGDLYVNDAFSTSHRAHASTEGIAHKLPAYAGRTMQRELEMLTGMLAHPERPMAAIVGGAKVSTKLELLGNLMRRVEFLFIGGGMANTFLSASGKNVGKSICETQLAETARKIIADADAANCQLVLPVDAIVSTRFEANAQTRAVDIDQIGENDMILDIGPRTISKVVGILAAARTVVWNGPLGAFETPPFEVGTVAIAKVAAELTRTHSLQTIAGGGDTIAALNMAHAFNDFTYVSTAGGAFLEWLEGKLLPGVEALRGQKANA from the coding sequence ATGACGAGATCAGGCTCTTCTTCGCCCTTTCCAACTCTCGACGACGCTGTTCTGGCGAGTAAGAGGGTACTCGTGCGCGTCGATCTCAACGTGCCGATGGAAAACGGCCGGATCACCGATCTGACCCGCATCGACCGCGTCCTGTCGAACATCCGCGAAATTTCGGAAAAGGGCGGCAAGGTCATCATTCTCTCGCATCTTGGCCGCCCGAAGGATGGGCCGGAGGCGGAAACGTCGCTGAAATCGGTCGCGGTGGCGCTCGAACACGAACTCCGCCACATGGTGTTCTTCGCCTCCGATTGCGTTGGCCCCGTCGCCAAGAGCGCCGTCGCGGCCTTGCGCAACGGCGATATTCTGTTGCTTGAGAACACCCGTTTCCATGCCGGCGAAACCAAAAACGATCCGGCCTTTGTCGAGCAGCTCGCCGAACTCGGCGATCTTTACGTCAACGACGCCTTCTCGACCTCGCATCGCGCGCACGCCTCGACCGAAGGCATCGCCCATAAATTGCCGGCCTACGCCGGGCGCACGATGCAGCGCGAACTCGAAATGCTGACCGGAATGCTGGCGCATCCGGAGCGTCCGATGGCGGCAATCGTCGGCGGCGCCAAGGTCTCGACCAAACTCGAACTTCTCGGCAATCTGATGCGCCGGGTCGAATTTCTGTTCATCGGCGGCGGCATGGCCAACACCTTCCTTTCCGCCAGCGGCAAGAATGTCGGCAAGTCGATCTGCGAGACGCAACTCGCCGAAACGGCGCGGAAAATCATCGCCGACGCGGACGCCGCCAATTGTCAGCTCGTGCTGCCGGTCGACGCCATCGTCTCGACAAGGTTTGAAGCCAATGCGCAAACTCGCGCCGTCGATATCGACCAGATCGGCGAAAACGACATGATTCTCGATATCGGCCCGCGCACCATTTCAAAGGTCGTCGGCATCCTCGCAGCCGCCAGGACCGTCGTCTGGAACGGTCCGCTCGGCGCTTTTGAAACGCCGCCGTTCGAGGTGGGGACCGTGGCGATCGCAAAGGTCGCCGCGGAACTGACGCGGACCCATTCGCTGCAAACCATCGCCGGCGGCGGCGACACGATCGCGGCCCTCAATATGGCCCATGCATTCAACGACTTCACTTATGTGTCGACGGCCGGGGGCGCCTTCCTCGAATGGCTGGAAGGCAAGCTGCTGCCCGGCGTCGAGGCTTTGCGCGGGCAGAAAGCGAACGCCTGA
- a CDS encoding DUF4164 domain-containing protein — MDTPERLDAALKRLASAMEKLEAASERRAGADALRSNLEEELAVMQDDRSRLAVELDGALARSISLETANEEVARRLKGANAAIKAVLATVEDES, encoded by the coding sequence ATGGACACTCCTGAACGTCTTGACGCCGCCTTGAAGCGGCTCGCGTCCGCGATGGAGAAGCTTGAGGCCGCGAGCGAGCGGCGGGCGGGAGCGGACGCGCTCCGCTCCAATCTCGAAGAAGAGCTGGCCGTGATGCAGGATGACCGCTCCCGTCTCGCCGTCGAGCTCGACGGGGCGCTGGCGCGTTCGATCTCTCTCGAAACGGCGAATGAGGAAGTTGCGCGCAGACTGAAAGGAGCCAATGCTGCGATCAAAGCCGTCTTGGCCACGGTCGAGGACGAAAGCTAA
- the gap gene encoding type I glyceraldehyde-3-phosphate dehydrogenase has product MAVKVAINGFGRIGRNVLRAIAESGRTDIKVVAINDLGPVETNAHLLRFDSVHGRFPGEVKVSGDTIDLGGGPIKVTAVRDPAELPHKDLGVDIALECTGIFTSRDKAAAHLKAGAKRVLISAPGDKADLTVVFGVNHLKLTPEHLVVSNASCTTNCLAPIAKVLNDAIGIERGFMTTIHSYTGDQPTLDTLHKDLYRARAAALSMIPTSTGAAKAVGLVLPELNGKLDGSSIRVPTPNVSVVDFKFNASRPTSAAEITEAVKRAAGAELKGILGYTESPNVSVDFNHDSHSSIFHVDQTRVIDGTFVRVLSWYDNEWGFSNRMIDTAVAMGKLL; this is encoded by the coding sequence ATGGCGGTCAAAGTCGCGATCAATGGATTTGGTCGAATCGGACGCAACGTACTGCGGGCGATCGCCGAGTCCGGACGCACGGACATAAAGGTCGTCGCAATCAACGATCTGGGTCCGGTCGAGACGAACGCCCATCTCCTTCGCTTCGACTCAGTTCATGGCAGGTTCCCAGGCGAGGTCAAGGTCAGCGGCGACACGATCGATCTCGGGGGCGGCCCGATCAAGGTCACGGCGGTCAGAGATCCGGCCGAACTGCCGCATAAGGACCTCGGCGTCGATATCGCGCTCGAATGCACGGGCATTTTCACCTCGCGTGATAAGGCCGCCGCCCATCTCAAGGCCGGGGCGAAGCGCGTGCTGATCTCGGCGCCCGGCGACAAGGCCGACCTTACCGTCGTCTTCGGCGTCAATCATTTGAAGCTGACCCCTGAACATCTCGTCGTCTCCAATGCGTCCTGCACGACGAACTGCCTCGCCCCGATCGCCAAAGTGCTGAACGACGCCATCGGCATCGAGAGGGGCTTCATGACGACGATCCATTCCTATACCGGCGACCAGCCGACGCTCGACACGCTGCATAAGGATCTTTATCGCGCGAGGGCCGCGGCGCTCTCCATGATCCCGACGTCGACCGGCGCCGCCAAGGCGGTCGGCCTCGTTCTGCCCGAACTCAACGGCAAGCTCGACGGGTCGTCGATCCGCGTGCCGACGCCGAACGTCTCCGTGGTCGATTTCAAATTCAACGCCAGCCGGCCGACCAGCGCGGCGGAAATCACCGAGGCGGTGAAACGCGCGGCGGGTGCGGAGCTGAAGGGCATCCTCGGCTATACCGAAAGCCCCAATGTATCGGTCGATTTCAACCATGACTCACATTCATCGATCTTCCATGTCGACCAGACCCGCGTCATCGACGGAACCTTCGTTCGCGTGCTGTCCTGGTACGACAATGAGTGGGGTTTCTCGAACAGGATGATCGACACCGCGGTCGCAATGGGGAAACTCCTATGA
- a CDS encoding nucleoside 2-deoxyribosyltransferase gives MTRRLRIYLAGPEVFLSDAKAAGERKTALCAQYGFEGLFPLESEALDDGVERSLSIYRANRAMILAADGAIFNLTPFRGPSADAGTVFELGLCAGLGKPVFAYSNEDGALLDRIKRDMGATFDAATGRWRDALGMTIEDFGHADNLMLGGCLTEQGRRLTQRRTAPDERFTDLSGFRLCLEHAAQHFRVALE, from the coding sequence ATGACGCGGCGCTTGCGGATTTATCTTGCCGGCCCTGAAGTCTTTCTGTCGGATGCGAAAGCAGCCGGCGAGCGCAAGACGGCGCTTTGCGCGCAATACGGCTTTGAAGGGTTGTTTCCTCTTGAAAGCGAGGCTCTCGACGATGGCGTCGAGAGGAGCCTCTCGATCTATCGCGCAAATCGCGCGATGATTTTGGCGGCCGATGGCGCAATCTTCAATCTGACGCCTTTTCGCGGACCGAGCGCGGACGCGGGAACGGTCTTCGAACTGGGGCTTTGCGCCGGTCTCGGCAAGCCGGTTTTCGCCTATAGCAACGAGGACGGCGCGCTGCTCGACCGCATAAAACGCGACATGGGCGCAACTTTCGACGCCGCAACAGGACGCTGGCGCGACGCTCTCGGCATGACGATCGAAGATTTCGGACATGCCGATAATCTGATGCTTGGCGGCTGTCTCACCGAGCAGGGGCGGCGGCTGACGCAGCGCCGGACCGCGCCAGATGAGCGTTTCACGGACCTGTCCGGGTTCAGGCTGTGCCTTGAGCACGCGGCGCAGCATTTCCGCGTCGCGCTCGAATAA